DNA from Mycolicibacterium alvei:
ATGCCCGATATGACGAGTCGCGGCGGCGACCACCTGCGCATCGTCCTCGCCGAGGACGCCCCGTTGCTGCGCGCCGGGATCGTCACCGTGCTGGAATCGGACGGCCACCACGTGTGCGCGGCGGTCGAGTCGGCCGAGGCGCTACGCAACGCCGCCCGGGCGCACGACCCCGACGTCGTCATCACCGATGTCCGGATGCCGCCGACCCACACCGACGAAGGCGTCCGGGTCGCGATCGAACTGCGGCACACGAAGCCCGGCCTGCCCGTGGTGATCCTGTCGCAGTACACCACCGTCGGCTCGCTGGACCAACTGCTGGATCGCAACACGGACAGCGGCCGCGGCGGCCTAGGCTACCTGCTCAAAGACCGCGTCGCGCAGGTCCGCCACTTCCTCGACGCGGTCCGCGACATCGCCGCCGGCGCCACGATCATCGACCCCGAGATCGTCGTCGCGCTCGTCGGAGCATCGCGCAGAAGAGGCGTCCTGGCGGCACTGACGCCTCGCGAGGAAGAGGTCCTGGGACTCATGGCCCAGGGCTTGACCAACACCCAGATCGCACAGCGGCTCGTCGTGTCGGAGGCGGCGGTGCGCAAACACGTCGGCGGCATCTTCGCGAAACTGCCGCTCTCCGATGACGGCGACCGTCGTGTCCTGGCGGTGCTCACCTACCTCAACGAATCCTGATCGCCGAACCGCATCGCGATCGGGACAGGGGTCCGTGGAGGCGCCTAAGGTGAGTGGCGGAGACTCAATCCGCCGTTGAGGACTGTGGAGCGCGATGACAACCACCAACGTGAAGTGCCGGCATTGTGGGACGGTCAACCGGTTGCCCGCCGCCGCGAACGGCACCCCCCGCTGCCCCAAATGCAAGAACCCGCTGCCGTGGATCGCCGTCGCCGGTGACGACGACTTCGCCGAGGTCGCGGAGCGCTCCAAAGTGCCTGTGCTGGTGGATCTGTGGGCGACGTGGTGCGGGCCCTGCCGGATGGTCAGCCCCGCACTCGAACAGCTCGCCGCCGAGCGCGCGGGCCAGCTGAAACTGGTGAAGGTCGACGTGGATTCCGCGCGGCAGACCGCGGCGCGGTTCTCCGTCCAGGCGGTGCCCACCCTGCTCGTCATCGCCGGCGGGACGGTACTTGCCCGTCGGGCGGGCGCCGCGCCGGTGGCCACCCTGCGTACCTGGCTGGACCAAACACTCACACCCCCGAGATAGTCGACGGACCTCTGGTCAGCCGGCGGTTCGGCGCGCACACTTGAGGTGTCGTCGAACGTAGGGGGTTGCGATGGTCGCGCAACTGTACGACTTCTTCGGTGAGGTCTTTCACCGGTACTTCCGACCCGCGATGGATGCGTATCCGCCACGGGGCGGGGGACCGGTCGAGAGAATGTTCAGGCTGACCGACGCCGTTCGGGATCCGCTGGAGCAGAGCAGGCGCGCAGCGTTGGCCTGGGGTCACGCCGAGGTGGGCGGCGCCCGGTTCGCCACGGAGCTGTTCGTCATCACCCAGCAGGGGTTGATCTATGCCGCCGAGTTGAACAACCCGCGCCGGTCGCTGTACTACCTGGCCACGCCGCCGTCGCTGTTCGATCCGTTCGTCGACCAGGTCGAGAGGGCCGAACTGCATGAGGGCGCGGTGGTCGTCGTGGACAACCGGTTCGGCCGGGACCTGGCCACCGCGCGTCCGATGGATGCCGCGCTGCGCCACATCATCGACGATCACTGGGCGCTGCGGGTGGACCTCTCCTCCCCGGCGCTGCGCTAACGGCGCCCTCGTCCGCGCCGATAACAGGTACATGAGTGGGTTCCGTAATGTCACCGCGCTCGCGCGCGCGGTCGTGCTGACCGCGCCGTGGTTGTGGGTGCCGACGGCGCACGCCGAAACCTTCGCGCAGCTCCCACCGGTTCCAGTGGTGGCGTCGCCGACGTGCGGCGGCAGCGTCAGCGCCGAGGCCCAGGTCGCGCCGGTGCAGACCTACGACCGGGTGGAGGGCGGCGTCCGGGTGGCGATCCACTACGACGCAGGCGTCTACGACGGATCCTGCTCCCTCACCGTGGCTGCCACGTGGACCAACCTCGACACCGGAGCCTCCGGAGGCGGCGACATCACCGCGGTCTCCACGATCGATGGGCATTACGGCTTCATCGGCTACGCCAACGCCACGTTCCAGACGGGCAGCGGCACGGTGGTCGTCACGGTCAGTTCGCACCCGGGCGCCCAGATGCGGGTCACCGCATAAAAGGTGCCGCGGTCTGGAGGGCGGAGGGCGGCACCTGCGCTACGGCCAAGTAGCGGTTCACGGCTCGGATCTGGGCGGCGCGGATGGTTCGCCTCGGGTGATGTTGGTTCCGAAATGCGTTGCCAGCGGCAGAAATATGTCATCAACGATCTCGAGGATGGTCTGCGGTGACACCGCCGTCATGGTCATGAGCAGTTCGTGTCGCAGGAGGTCCGCCGGCAGCGAGACGACGCGGGCCGGTGGCATGGCCGCGAGTTCGCCGCGGAGGACGGCACGCTCGACGATCTTCTCCATGGAACTCGGCCCCTGCGGAACGAACAAGGAGCGAAGCTCGTGCGGTGAGCCGCCGGCCTCGTCGAAGTAGGCGCCGAGTCGCGCGGCGAGCAGGCCGATGGTCCGGGATCGCCGGTCGTTGAAGGCGGTCAGGATCGCCAACACGTCGCCGCGCAGGGTCCCGGTGTCGGGCGTAGGGATCATGTCGACCTCGCCGCGGTGGCGGATCACCGCCTTGAGTAGGTCCAACCGGGATGGCCAGCGCCGGTACAGCACCGAACGCGCCGACCCCGACCTCGAGGCCACCGCGTCGATGGTGAATCGCTCATAGCCGGCCTCGATGAGTTGCTCCCAACCTGCGTCCAGGATCGCGGACTCCAGCGCGGCGCCGCGCCGCCGCTGCACTTCCGAATTCGTAGAGGACACTTGCGTAGCTTATCGCGCGCGGTTACCGTCGGCTTAAGCAACGCGCATGTTGCTAATCGGATGTGTCTCCCGCGTCCGGGGCGGCCCAGCGCTGAGTCACACGGCGGCGACGTCATCGTGCTCCACGATCGGAGGATCTGATCACCATTCCCACCGCCCTGATCTCCGGTGCAAGCATCGCCGGCCCCGTACTGGCCTTTTGGCTGGCAGAGGCCGGCTGGGACGTCACCGTCGTCGAACGCGCCGACCGCCTGCGCACCGGCGGCTACCCGGTCGACATCCGCGGCACCGCAATCGATGTCGTCCGCCGAATGGGCCTTTACGAGCAGATCTCGGCGCAGCGTTACCGACACGTACCGGTGGTGCTGCTGACACCCGGCGGACGCCGGCTGTGCACACTGGACTACGGCAATCTGCTGAGCAGCGCCGGCAGCGCAGACGTGGAGCTTACCAAGGGCGCGCTTAGCGAAATCCTTTACCGGGCAACGGCGGATCAGGTCTCCTACGTCTTCGGTGACTCGATCGCGGCGGTGACCCAGGCGGGCCGGTGTGTCGACGTCGCCTTCGACCGCGGTGCACCCCGGACCTTCGACGTCGTGATCGGCGCCGACGGCATCCACTCCGCCGTGCGCAGGCTGACATTCGGCGCCGAACAAAGTTTCATCCGCCACTTGGGCCCGTACGCCGCGGTCTGGGATGTGCCGACCGACATGTTCGCCCCGGGAACTGGGTTCCTCTATTCGCATGCAGGGCGCACGGCCGTGGTCGAGCGCCCGGCCGACGGTGGCGCCGCCCGCGCGTTCCTCACCTTCGTCCACCGGGCGCCGGGCACCGTGAACCTGCGCGACGCCGACCAGATCCTTGCCGCCCTGCGCGAGGCGTTCGCCGAGGACAACTGGCGCACCCACGACATCATCGAGACCCTGCCGGACGCCGATGACGTCTACTTCGATTCCGTCAGCCAGGTCCGCATGGATTGCTGGAGCGCCGGTCGTGTGGCACTCGTCGGCGACGCCGGCTACGCGCCGGCGTTCCTATCGGGGCAGGGCACCAGCATCGCGATCGCCGGTGCGTACGTGCTGGCCGGTGAGTTGGCAAGGCATCGACAGCCGGAACAGGCCTTCGCGGCGTACGAGCACCGACTGCGCGGTTACGTGGAGAAGAACCAGAACCTGGCATTGCGCATGAGCTCTACCGTGCTGTCCCGCACCATCGGACAACTGTTGCGCCGCAACGTCAAACTGTGTGCAGTGCCGTGGCTACATCGGCTCGGCCTCCTGCACCTGCTGCAGTCCGAGCTCCGGGCCGCCGCCGTCGATCTGGCGCTGACTCAGCACGATCTGCCGCCCGTCTCGGGACTTCCCGAAGCGCACCGCACGGCACCAGGAGATGCATCGTGACAAAGACTCTGGACACGCCCACCCCCGGCCCCCTGCAGCAGCTGGGGCGCAAGCGGCTCATCCTGTGGGCGGCCGTTCTCACGCTTGCCAATGTCCTGGCCGACGTGGTCGTCGGTTCACCCCTGATGGTCCTCCCCCTGCTGCTGGACCACTTCGACACCGACCAGGCCGGCTGGCTGAATGCAAGTGCGATGCTGGCCGGCGCCATCTGGTCGCCGCTGCTGGCGAAAAGCTCCGACATCTTCGGCAAGCGCCGCATCCTCACCGGCACACTGCTGCTCGCAGGCGTGGGAGCCGTGGTCTGTCTCGTTGCCCCGACCTTGTGGATCTTCCTGGTGGGCCGTTTCCTGCAGGGCGCGGCGTTCGCGGCGGTCTTCCTCACGGTGGCCCTCGCGCGCCAGATCTGCTCCCCGCGGCTGGCGATGGCCATCGTCGGTGTCGTGACGTCCGGCTCGTCGCTCGTCGGAATCATCGAGCCGTTCCTGACGAAGCCGGTCATCGACATGTTCGGCTACCGAGGTGTTTTCGTGGCGGCGGCGCTGCTCGCCGTCGGAGCCGCGTCGTGCGTACAGATCTTCATCCCGGAGTCGCCGATTCGCAGTACCGGCCGGGTCGACATTGGCGGAGCGCTTCTGCTCGGCGGCGGCCTTGGTGCGGTGCTCGCCTACATCAGCCTCGGCAGAGACCTCGGATGGTTGTCCGGGACAATGATCCTGCTGCTGGCGGCCGGCGGTGTGGCGTTGGCCGGCTGGGTGTTGCTGGCGCTACGCGTCGACCAACCCGTCATCGACATCCGGGCCTTGACGCGCCCGATCCTGTTGACTCTGCTGGCCCTGGTCCTGGCCGCAGGAGCGTTCCGGAGCGTGCTGCAACTGACCGGCATCATCGCCCAGGTACCACCGGAGCTGGGGCTCGGATACGGGTTGGGCAATGGTGAGGCGGTGGCAGTGCTCCTCGCCGCGCCTAATCTCGGCATCGTCATCGGCGGGGTGTGCGCCGGGTGGATCGCCGGGCGGGTCGGCCCGGCGCTGCCCCTCCTCGTCGCCATCGCCGTCGGGGCGGTCGGCACTTTCGCGATGTCGGCCGGTGTATCCGTGCTGCCGGTGGCCGTCGCGTGCGGCGCCTTGCTCGGGATGGCCGCCGGCGCGATCGGGGCCTCCGGATACAACCTGGCCATCAGCCTCGAGGCGCCTGAGCGCCAGGGCGCGATCGCCGGCCTGGTCTCGGTGGTGCTGGCCCTCGGATCGGTGATCGTCAATGTGGTCGGGGCCGAGGTGCTGAAGGGGACGCAGATACCGGGCGTCTTCGCCGGCGGCGCCCCGGTCAGCACGGTGACAGGTGTGTACCTCTACGTGGCAATGGCGGGATCACTCTTCGTTGTCGCTGCGGTTCCCGCGCTCATCCTGGCGCGTGCGACGACGACTCGCGACGTGCGGGGGAGCTAGTGTGCGGTGAGGTAGACCTTGCGCAACGGGGTCCGCACTGTCCACACCGTTTGCGTACCCGCCGCCAGTCGCACCACGTCGCCGGCGGTCAGCTCCAAAGACGAAGTGCCGTCGGCGAAATCGACACGCGCCGAACCGGATATGACGACGAACAGTTCGTCGACCTCCGTGTCGTGCATGACGCCTTCGGTCATCTCCCAGACGCCGACTTCCAGACCGGCGAACATACCCAGGACGGCGGTACCGGTGTGCGGCTGACCACCGGCAGATTCGGTGTCGGGGACCGCGGTCATCTCCAGAGGCGCCGCAACGGCGCTGACGGCCGAGTTCGGCGTGAATTCATTCATGTCGCAATCCTCCTGAGTTTGGCGGGAATGAGCAATTGAGCGTGGGGGTGGAGCAGACCGCACCGGGCGTCCTCAGCGATGAGGAGCGAATGGTCGACCTTCAAACTGCTGATGTCCGGCGGTGGGATCACAGCCTTCAACGAGCAGTACATTCAATCGGCGCGGGCCGTGCACGCCTTCTATCCGGTTGAGCTCGATGTCGCTGGTCGCGCTCGGACCCGAGATGAATGTCAGGGGACTGGTCTGGTCGAGTAGAGCGAATGCCTGCGGAACCGTGTCCACGATTTGATCGGCGAACACGACACAGATGTGATGATCCGGCACGAGCGTGAGGGCGCGCCGGCCCTGAGTGATTCCGGCGTCGAGCACCACGGTCCCCGTCGCGGCGATTCCCAGCGCGCACCCCGTCACTACGGCCGCGACCTGATCGAGTTGGTCGACAGTTAGAGGCAATGCCGCGCAGTTAAGCGTGTGACTGGTGTGGCAATTGTGACACGCCGTGTGGGATGCCGGTAGGACAGCGGAACTCCCGGTATCGATGGATTGTCCGTCCAAAGACACCATCTCACCAGGGAGTTCCGCTGTCTGTTCAGTCTGTCATCTGTCCTGGGCCACCGGGTCGTCAGGGCCGGTTCGCGCCGGGCCATCTGGGCGAGTTGACCCGGATCGTGTCCGCCGATCTTGTAGATGCCGCCTTGGAGAACACCGGCCGCGTACAGCGCCGTGTTCGGGTGCTGCCCTCGCGGGTCGTGGTCTACCTGCTGCTGGCCGGGGCGTTGTTCGCCGAGATCGGATACCAGCAGGTCTGGGCGCGGCTGGTCGCCGCCTGGATCCGGTCACCGTGGCCGCACCGGGTTCTTCGGCACTGTCACAAGCATTGCGACGTGTCGGAGTTGCCCCGCTGCGCGAATTGTTCACCCTGGTACGCGGCCCGGCTGTCGGCGCGACGCGCTGGCATGGGCTGTTGGTCTGCGCGATCGACGGCACCTCGATGTTCGTGCCCAACAGTGCAGCCAACGCCGCAGCGTTCGGCCGCCAAACCGGCCGCCCGACGCCGAGTCCGGTATCCGATGCTGCGCATGCTGACGGTCGTGGCGTGTGGCACCCGCACCGTCGTCGATGCCGTGTTCGGCGCCTACGGAGTAGGCGAAACCACCTATGCACCAACGCTGCTGCGGTGCCTGAAACCAGACATGCTGCTGTTGGCTGACCGCAACTTCGCCGTCACAGCTCTCGTGGAAAGATCGCCTCGACCCATGCCGAGTTGCTGATCCGCTGCAAAGACGCCCGTGTGCTGCCCCGATCAAGACGCTGGCGGACCGGACGTGGCTGGCACGGATGGGCGCGGTGACCGTGCGGGTGATCGACGCCCGCATCAGCGTGCGGCTCGACGGCGGGGCGACCCGCTACGGTCACTACCGCCTGGTCACCACCCTGCTAGACGAAAAGCAATATCCCGCAGACGAACTGGTCGAGCTCTACCATCAACGGTGGGAGATTGAAACCAGCTACCTGGAATTGAAATCGACCATTCTGGGCGGACGAGTGCTGCGCGCGGGTACCCCGCCGGCATCACCCAAGAGGTCTACGCACTGCTGATCACCTACCAGGCCCTGCGCACCGCCCTGGCCGATACCGCACTGGCCCGTCCCGACATCGGCCCCGACCGGCTGAGCCTCACCGTCGCCCTGAACACCGCCCGCGACCAAGTCATTCACGCCGCCGCAACGATCGCCGACGCCACCATCGACCTGATCGGCTGCATCGGAGCCGCCGCCCTCAACCAGCCGCTACCAGCGCGGCGATCACGCTCGAGTCCCCGAGTGGTCAAACGCGCCATTTCCAAGCACCGGGCTAAAGGCGCCATCGACCGCACCAACTACACAACCGCCATCACCATCGAAATCCTCGACGGTTGACAACAGGGCGCGGACCTTAACTGCGCGGCATTGCCCCTAGCGCTCGGCAGGGAAACGCTACAACTGGGCCAGACGGGGGACGGTGCCGCGGGCGCGCAGCCCGGCGCCGGCCTTACGGGTGAGTTCCCGTGAGCTGCCCAGCAATCCGTCCAGCACCAGGACCCGCTTCACATGGTTGTGCAGCTCGTGCTCCTCGGTGAAGCCGATACCGCCGAGCACCTGCTGGCAGTGCTTTGCCGCGGTCAGCGCGGCCTTGCCCGCAGCGGCCTTGGCCAGCAGCGAGTTCAGATCGACGTTGTCCGAGCCGGACAGGCTCAGCGTCGCCTCGGCGCCCTCGATGGCGACCAGGGTCTCGGCCAACTTGTGCCGCACGGCCTGGAAGGACGAGATCGGCTTGCCGAACTGGACCCGGTCCAGTGCGTGCTGCCGGGCCAGCGCCAGCATCGCGCGGGCCGAGCCCACCAGCCACCAGCCCAGGGCGCGGCGGGCCTCCGATACCCGGAGCAGTTGGCCGTCGGGTACCTCCCGCAGGGGTAGCCCACCGAGGGTCGGATTGTCCTGGCTGCTCTCGCGCTCCCACACCACCCAGGTACCACCGGCATAGGGCATCGGCGGGGTACCGCCGGGCAGACCACCGATGGTCTCGAGTAGAACATCGTTGAGAACCGAGGCGTGCGAACCGGTTTCGCCCAGCAGCCGGAACACCAGCGGCAGGGCGACGTCCGGCATGTCGGACAGCATCTCGGCCCAGCCCAGTTCGGCCAGCGCGGCGTCCAACTCGGCACCCGATGCCGACAGCATGGTCTTACGAAGGGTGTCTTCGAGCAGGCCGAGTGATTCGGAATCCATATCAGTCACGTCTCACTCCTTCCCGAGGTCGAGCAGTCGGCGCGCGATGATGTTGCGCTGCACTTCGGCGGTGCCGCCGTAGATCGTCGAGGCTCGCGAATACAGGTACTCGGTGCGCCATTCGGAGTCTTCGAGTTCGATGACGCCGGGGAGCAGGTTGCGTGCGGTGTCGTAGAGCAACTGCTCGGCCCCGGCGAGTAGCACCTTGTCGATCGAGGTGTCCGGCCCCAGCTTCTGGCCGTCAGCCAGCCGGTGCTGGGTCGCCGCCGACCGGCACCGCAGCGTGTGCAGGGCCAGATAGACCTCGCCGAGGTCTGAATCCACCAC
Protein-coding regions in this window:
- a CDS encoding response regulator, which translates into the protein MPDMTSRGGDHLRIVLAEDAPLLRAGIVTVLESDGHHVCAAVESAEALRNAARAHDPDVVITDVRMPPTHTDEGVRVAIELRHTKPGLPVVILSQYTTVGSLDQLLDRNTDSGRGGLGYLLKDRVAQVRHFLDAVRDIAAGATIIDPEIVVALVGASRRRGVLAALTPREEEVLGLMAQGLTNTQIAQRLVVSEAAVRKHVGGIFAKLPLSDDGDRRVLAVLTYLNES
- the trxA gene encoding thioredoxin, which encodes MTTTNVKCRHCGTVNRLPAAANGTPRCPKCKNPLPWIAVAGDDDFAEVAERSKVPVLVDLWATWCGPCRMVSPALEQLAAERAGQLKLVKVDVDSARQTAARFSVQAVPTLLVIAGGTVLARRAGAAPVATLRTWLDQTLTPPR
- a CDS encoding glucose-6-phosphate dehydrogenase, producing MVAQLYDFFGEVFHRYFRPAMDAYPPRGGGPVERMFRLTDAVRDPLEQSRRAALAWGHAEVGGARFATELFVITQQGLIYAAELNNPRRSLYYLATPPSLFDPFVDQVERAELHEGAVVVVDNRFGRDLATARPMDAALRHIIDDHWALRVDLSSPALR
- a CDS encoding TetR/AcrR family transcriptional regulator; the protein is MSSTNSEVQRRRGAALESAILDAGWEQLIEAGYERFTIDAVASRSGSARSVLYRRWPSRLDLLKAVIRHRGEVDMIPTPDTGTLRGDVLAILTAFNDRRSRTIGLLAARLGAYFDEAGGSPHELRSLFVPQGPSSMEKIVERAVLRGELAAMPPARVVSLPADLLRHELLMTMTAVSPQTILEIVDDIFLPLATHFGTNITRGEPSAPPRSEP
- a CDS encoding FAD-dependent monooxygenase — its product is MAEAGWDVTVVERADRLRTGGYPVDIRGTAIDVVRRMGLYEQISAQRYRHVPVVLLTPGGRRLCTLDYGNLLSSAGSADVELTKGALSEILYRATADQVSYVFGDSIAAVTQAGRCVDVAFDRGAPRTFDVVIGADGIHSAVRRLTFGAEQSFIRHLGPYAAVWDVPTDMFAPGTGFLYSHAGRTAVVERPADGGAARAFLTFVHRAPGTVNLRDADQILAALREAFAEDNWRTHDIIETLPDADDVYFDSVSQVRMDCWSAGRVALVGDAGYAPAFLSGQGTSIAIAGAYVLAGELARHRQPEQAFAAYEHRLRGYVEKNQNLALRMSSTVLSRTIGQLLRRNVKLCAVPWLHRLGLLHLLQSELRAAAVDLALTQHDLPPVSGLPEAHRTAPGDAS
- a CDS encoding MFS transporter, translating into MTKTLDTPTPGPLQQLGRKRLILWAAVLTLANVLADVVVGSPLMVLPLLLDHFDTDQAGWLNASAMLAGAIWSPLLAKSSDIFGKRRILTGTLLLAGVGAVVCLVAPTLWIFLVGRFLQGAAFAAVFLTVALARQICSPRLAMAIVGVVTSGSSLVGIIEPFLTKPVIDMFGYRGVFVAAALLAVGAASCVQIFIPESPIRSTGRVDIGGALLLGGGLGAVLAYISLGRDLGWLSGTMILLLAAGGVALAGWVLLALRVDQPVIDIRALTRPILLTLLALVLAAGAFRSVLQLTGIIAQVPPELGLGYGLGNGEAVAVLLAAPNLGIVIGGVCAGWIAGRVGPALPLLVAIAVGAVGTFAMSAGVSVLPVAVACGALLGMAAGAIGASGYNLAISLEAPERQGAIAGLVSVVLALGSVIVNVVGAEVLKGTQIPGVFAGGAPVSTVTGVYLYVAMAGSLFVVAAVPALILARATTTRDVRGS
- a CDS encoding cupin domain-containing protein codes for the protein MNEFTPNSAVSAVAAPLEMTAVPDTESAGGQPHTGTAVLGMFAGLEVGVWEMTEGVMHDTEVDELFVVISGSARVDFADGTSSLELTAGDVVRLAAGTQTVWTVRTPLRKVYLTAH
- a CDS encoding transposase domain-containing protein, which produces MSADLVDAALENTGRVQRRVRVLPSRVVVYLLLAGALFAEIGYQQVWARLVAAWIRSPWPHRVLRHCHKHCDVSELPRCANCSPWYAARLSARRAGMGCWSARSTAPRCSCPTVQPTPQRSAAKPAARRRVRYPMLRMLTVVACGTRTVVDAVFGAYGVGETTYAPTLLRCLKPDMLLLADRNFAVTALVERSPRPMPSC
- a CDS encoding transposase, encoding MGAVTVRVIDARISVRLDGGATRYGHYRLVTTLLDEKQYPADELVELYHQRWEIETSYLELKSTILGGRVLRAGTPPASPKRSTHC
- a CDS encoding acyl-CoA dehydrogenase family protein encodes the protein MDSESLGLLEDTLRKTMLSASGAELDAALAELGWAEMLSDMPDVALPLVFRLLGETGSHASVLNDVLLETIGGLPGGTPPMPYAGGTWVVWERESSQDNPTLGGLPLREVPDGQLLRVSEARRALGWWLVGSARAMLALARQHALDRVQFGKPISSFQAVRHKLAETLVAIEGAEATLSLSGSDNVDLNSLLAKAAAGKAALTAAKHCQQVLGGIGFTEEHELHNHVKRVLVLDGLLGSSRELTRKAGAGLRARGTVPRLAQL